Genomic segment of bacterium:
AGCCTGGACCGACATTCGCCACCTCTTTCCGATTCTGACGTCGTGGTCAGTGCAGCGGTCTAGATCGTGACTCCTAGCTGCGGCAAGAGGCAATAATTTGGCGCTTCCAATTCCATAAAGAGACGCCTCGCTCCTTGTCCAGGTTGCTTTAATATCGCAAACATACGTTCGCTATTTGTGGCGCGGCCTCCCCTCGGCGGGATGGTTCTTTCATCGGCGGCGTTGCCCCAATCAATGGGGGATCGTGAGCCATGGTCGGACTCGAAGGCCCGCGCGACCGAGGGGATCATGCTTGGGGCGCTCGGCGTGCTGGGGTTCAGCTTTACGCTCCCGGCGACCCGCATCGCCGTGAGCCAGCTCGATGGCACGGTTGTTGGCCTGGGCCGGGCGGTCGTGGCGACGGCGCTGGCGCTTGCCTGGCTGGGCATCCGGCGCGAGGCCGTTCCTCCGCGACGCCTGTGGGCGCGGATCGGAATCGTGGGCGGCGGCGTGGTCATCGGGTTTCCGTTCTTCTCCGCCCTCGCGCTCCAACACCTCACGTCGGCACACAGCGCCGTCATCGTGGGGCTCTTGCCCGCGGCGACCGCGGTCATGGCCGTTGTGCGCGCGGGCGAACGGCCAACGCCTGGCTTTTGGATCGCCTGTGCGTTCGGTCTGGCGTCTGTGCTCGCGTTCGCAGCCACGGAGGGGGCCGGGACGGTTCAAGCCGCCGACCTGCTCGTGCTGATCGCGGTCGTCCTCGGGGCGCTCGGATACGCCGAAGGCGGGGCGCTGTCGCGCGAGCTGGGCGGGTGGCGGGTGATCTGCTGGGCGCTCGTGGCGTCCCTCCCCGTCTCCGTGCCGGCGGTTGTCGTGGCGGCAGGCCGCGGGGGCATCTCGGCGGGGACCGCCGCCTGGCTCGGGTTT
This window contains:
- a CDS encoding DMT family transporter, whose product is MGDREPWSDSKARATEGIMLGALGVLGFSFTLPATRIAVSQLDGTVVGLGRAVVATALALAWLGIRREAVPPRRLWARIGIVGGGVVIGFPFFSALALQHLTSAHSAVIVGLLPAATAVMAVVRAGERPTPGFWIACAFGLASVLAFAATEGAGTVQAADLLVLIAVVLGALGYAEGGALSRELGGWRVICWALVASLPVSVPAVVVAAGRGGISAGTAAWLGFAYVSVVSMFLAFFPWYRGLAIGGVARIAQVQLAQPVLTLVWSALLIGEPVGATTIAAALLVLASVAVTQRTAVRPASAIAGTHGTGGPCRAGEERQTTERKVE